One genomic segment of Intestinimonas butyriciproducens includes these proteins:
- a CDS encoding tyrosine-type recombinase/integrase: MEGPVLTRELLITYRLHLRTEEHAPGTIEKYLRDLRALSLWLEERRLTKELAAEWKAHLLSAGYMPVTINSMLAALNGLCRFLGLDWRIRYLKIQHRMFRDQSRELNRPEYDRLVEAARGSGKERLALLMEAICATGVRVSEVKYLSVEAAQRGRAEISLKGKIRVILLAGKLCRKLLKYAKKQKITSGAIFRTRSGKYLSRRQIWGEMKQLCKTAGVSPEKVYPHNLRHLFARTFYHACKDIARLADVLGHSSIETTRIYLLTTGDEQLRQLDRLGLIS; the protein is encoded by the coding sequence ATGGAAGGACCTGTATTGACCCGGGAGCTGCTCATCACCTATCGCCTGCACTTACGGACAGAGGAACACGCCCCCGGCACGATAGAAAAATATCTGCGGGACCTGCGGGCCCTTTCTCTCTGGCTGGAGGAGCGGCGCCTCACAAAAGAGCTGGCGGCGGAGTGGAAAGCGCATCTGCTCTCCGCCGGATATATGCCTGTCACCATCAACTCCATGCTGGCCGCCCTCAATGGATTGTGCCGCTTTCTGGGCCTGGACTGGCGCATCAGGTATCTGAAGATCCAGCACCGCATGTTCCGGGACCAGTCCCGCGAGCTGAACCGCCCCGAGTATGACCGGCTTGTGGAGGCAGCCAGGGGCAGCGGAAAAGAGCGGCTTGCCCTGCTGATGGAGGCCATCTGCGCCACCGGCGTCCGGGTAAGTGAGGTCAAGTATCTCAGCGTGGAGGCCGCCCAGCGGGGCCGGGCGGAGATCTCGCTCAAGGGTAAGATACGGGTGATCCTGCTGGCAGGCAAGTTATGCCGCAAGCTTTTGAAATACGCAAAAAAGCAAAAAATAACTTCCGGCGCCATTTTTCGCACCAGAAGCGGAAAGTACCTGTCGCGCAGGCAGATATGGGGAGAAATGAAACAGCTCTGTAAAACCGCCGGCGTATCCCCGGAAAAGGTCTACCCGCACAATCTGCGCCACCTCTTCGCCCGGACCTTCTACCATGCCTGCAAGGACATCGCCCGGCTGGCAGATGTGCTGGGACATTCCAGTATTGAGACCACCCGCATCTACCTGCTGACCACCGGCGACGAGCAGCTCAGACAACTCGACCGGCTGGGACTTATCTCATAA
- a CDS encoding S-layer homology domain-containing protein, translated as MRTRILAGLLSLCLLAGWLPTAALADEAEGVPPSGVTCNQEETCQAAEHLEGCPRYAVPAEDVPDDAVGPEQPEPLSEEDAVAQVGIVYYATLQDAFDDAADGECVTLTRDITDMATSDIATVAAGKTLTLDMSGKRITVASDFVGRPIVNEGTLTVTGNGTIDASASAEGGYGAINNKGTLTIEDGTYRGAKYASGSGIRNTGSDAVLTVQGGTFDTATCAIFNEGTATINGGDFSNTSCSTCAANDGHSGVWSYTIRNYSQDSCMVINDGYFKGTQGAVSASIGYLEVNGGTFETVVCDNNHTSSVFYALYAAGEAGTVQCIIHDGTFKTAGNYTAVLIGNDNTNGDGGINADACSYIYGGTFLAPEGVSAVKVSPNTANSSVLYGGSYSMLGETDALPYVAAECRTVEATEGGVSYVVQARTEEDTDAVAKVGDKVYASLQTAIDAAEGGTAVLLKDTAESITVSGDRTVTLDLGGNTLTNTAGSHTITVVLGGRLTLEDSAGNGKVDNISHAKAALFNNGTAVLNGGEYTRSAENGQNAENNGGNSYYNLVNHGVMTIGEGVSVSQSGRYSSMVENGYQNYGTEYKEGVNSAAPTLTITGGLFDGGLNTIKNDDGGVLDISGGTFKNVTQYALMNWNEASISGGTFTSDTYAVVNCGSSASTNDVGKLTITGGTFAGTAGSVAKAAGADDPVISGGTFSSDVSAYVIAGSTAEKVQDESGMWHIVPAANSVAAIGSLGYETLKDAIDAAQQGDTILLLKDVSDAVGISVPSGKAFTIDFDGHIYTLTGPGAGSTNTETNGFQLLKDSTLVFQNGTIAIAENANNIKRIIQNYADLTLENMTIEAKNQVDGEDYTLSFNNGAIVFKGNTSVVTSSDEVIAFDICQYSSYPGVTVTFDEDYTGTITGKILYDSTRTEDTLTIHGQGTFGGIIADERAAETAKSAISVSGGTFGSALLPEYCAEGFAPTQNSDGTYSVAKPTIALDSTASVHKGYTTSLAATLDPANAEVTMVWTSSNESIATVDGSGVVTGVAEGAAEITVQISLSGVVLDSAVCTVTVTASSSSGGSGGGSSTYAVSVESTSNGTVAVSPRNASRGDTVTVKVKPDSGYELDALAVTDKNGGTVELTKKSDTQYTFTMPGSKVSVTASFIETLLPDETPSFTDVSSSDYYYDAVAWAVGEGITTGTSAATFSPDVSCTRAQMVTFLWRAAGSPAPVRSDTPFLDVRSDAYYFDAVLWAVEQGVTTGTSATTFSPEVTVTRSQTVTLLYRFAGSPTVGSSIPFTDVEAGAYYASAVQWAVEQGITTGTSATTFQPLADCTRAQIVTFLYRCLAG; from the coding sequence ATGAGAACACGAATCTTGGCAGGCCTGCTGTCTCTGTGCCTATTGGCAGGATGGCTGCCCACCGCAGCGTTGGCCGATGAGGCGGAGGGTGTCCCCCCGTCCGGAGTGACCTGTAACCAGGAGGAAACCTGCCAGGCCGCCGAGCATCTGGAGGGCTGCCCCCGATATGCCGTCCCTGCCGAAGATGTGCCCGATGATGCGGTCGGTCCGGAGCAGCCGGAGCCACTGTCAGAAGAAGACGCGGTCGCTCAGGTTGGAATCGTCTATTACGCCACGCTTCAAGATGCGTTTGACGATGCGGCGGACGGCGAGTGCGTAACGCTGACCCGAGACATCACAGACATGGCAACCAGCGATATCGCCACAGTCGCCGCGGGCAAAACGCTCACCTTGGACATGAGCGGCAAGCGCATCACAGTGGCTTCAGACTTTGTCGGACGTCCCATCGTCAACGAAGGGACGCTTACCGTGACCGGAAACGGCACCATTGACGCCTCCGCTTCGGCGGAAGGCGGCTACGGCGCGATCAATAACAAAGGTACCCTGACCATTGAGGACGGCACTTACCGAGGCGCAAAATATGCCAGCGGTTCAGGGATTCGGAATACCGGTTCAGACGCGGTACTGACCGTTCAAGGCGGCACCTTCGACACAGCCACCTGTGCAATTTTCAATGAGGGGACTGCGACCATCAACGGTGGCGATTTCAGCAACACCTCATGCAGCACATGCGCCGCAAATGACGGCCACAGCGGCGTATGGAGCTATACGATCCGGAACTACAGCCAAGACTCCTGCATGGTCATCAACGATGGCTATTTTAAGGGAACGCAGGGCGCAGTTTCCGCCAGCATCGGATATCTGGAGGTGAACGGCGGCACCTTTGAGACCGTTGTTTGCGACAATAACCACACAAGCAGCGTTTTTTATGCCCTTTATGCCGCCGGCGAGGCCGGAACTGTCCAGTGCATCATCCATGACGGCACATTTAAAACCGCCGGCAACTATACCGCCGTGTTGATCGGCAATGACAACACCAACGGCGACGGCGGCATCAACGCGGATGCCTGTTCCTACATTTACGGCGGCACATTTCTAGCTCCGGAGGGGGTCAGCGCCGTCAAGGTTTCCCCCAATACGGCCAACTCCTCCGTCCTTTATGGCGGCAGCTATTCTATGCTCGGCGAGACCGACGCACTGCCTTACGTGGCGGCCGAGTGCAGGACCGTCGAGGCCACGGAAGGCGGCGTCTCCTATGTTGTGCAGGCTCGCACCGAGGAGGATACGGACGCCGTGGCAAAGGTCGGTGACAAGGTATACGCTTCCCTGCAGACCGCCATCGACGCCGCCGAGGGCGGCACCGCAGTCCTCCTCAAGGATACGGCGGAAAGTATTACCGTAAGCGGGGACCGGACCGTCACCCTGGATTTGGGCGGCAATACCCTGACCAACACAGCGGGGAGCCATACCATTACCGTCGTCTTGGGCGGCCGTCTGACCTTGGAGGACAGCGCCGGAAACGGTAAGGTGGACAACATCAGTCACGCCAAAGCCGCCCTGTTCAACAACGGCACCGCTGTCCTCAATGGGGGCGAGTATACCCGCAGCGCAGAGAACGGCCAAAATGCTGAAAATAATGGTGGGAATTCCTACTACAATCTTGTCAATCATGGCGTCATGACCATCGGCGAGGGCGTATCGGTCTCTCAGAGCGGCCGGTATTCCAGCATGGTGGAAAACGGCTATCAGAACTACGGTACGGAATACAAGGAGGGCGTGAATTCCGCCGCCCCCACATTGACCATCACCGGCGGCTTGTTCGACGGCGGATTGAATACCATTAAAAATGATGACGGCGGCGTGCTGGACATCTCCGGCGGCACGTTCAAGAATGTAACCCAGTATGCGCTGATGAATTGGAACGAGGCCAGCATCAGCGGCGGTACGTTCACTTCCGACACCTATGCCGTCGTCAACTGCGGCTCCAGCGCCTCCACCAACGACGTGGGCAAGCTGACCATCACCGGCGGTACCTTTGCGGGCACTGCCGGATCGGTCGCCAAGGCTGCCGGCGCCGACGATCCCGTTATCTCCGGCGGTACCTTCTCCAGCGATGTGAGCGCATATGTTATTGCGGGCTCTACCGCCGAAAAGGTACAGGACGAATCCGGCATGTGGCACATTGTCCCTGCCGCGAACAGCGTTGCCGCCATCGGGAGCTTGGGGTACGAGACCCTAAAAGATGCCATTGACGCGGCCCAGCAGGGGGACACCATTCTTCTTTTGAAAGATGTCTCCGACGCAGTTGGGATCTCCGTTCCCTCAGGCAAAGCATTCACCATTGATTTTGACGGGCATATTTATACACTGACCGGTCCTGGCGCCGGCTCTACAAATACGGAGACAAACGGATTCCAGTTGCTGAAGGACTCCACTCTTGTGTTCCAGAACGGCACCATCGCAATTGCGGAAAATGCAAATAACATTAAGCGCATCATACAGAATTACGCCGATCTCACGCTGGAAAACATGACAATCGAAGCCAAAAACCAGGTGGACGGCGAGGACTACACGCTAAGCTTCAACAACGGAGCCATCGTGTTCAAGGGCAATACGAGCGTGGTCACCTCCAGCGACGAGGTCATTGCCTTTGACATTTGCCAATACTCCTCCTATCCGGGCGTGACCGTCACGTTCGATGAAGACTACACCGGTACGATAACCGGCAAAATTCTGTATGACAGCACCCGCACGGAGGATACGCTGACCATCCATGGTCAGGGGACCTTTGGAGGGATCATAGCAGATGAACGTGCCGCAGAAACTGCAAAGTCCGCCATTTCTGTCAGCGGAGGCACCTTTGGAAGCGCCCTCCTTCCCGAGTACTGTGCCGAAGGCTTTGCACCCACACAAAACTCCGACGGCACTTATTCCGTGGCAAAGCCAACCATTGCTCTGGACAGTACCGCCTCCGTACATAAGGGCTATACCACGTCTCTGGCCGCGACTCTGGACCCGGCCAATGCAGAGGTGACCATGGTTTGGACCTCCAGCAACGAATCCATCGCCACGGTGGATGGGAGCGGCGTTGTCACCGGTGTGGCCGAGGGGGCGGCGGAGATCACTGTTCAGATTTCGCTCAGCGGCGTTGTCTTGGACTCTGCCGTCTGCACCGTGACCGTAACCGCCAGTTCCTCCAGTGGCGGCTCCGGAGGCGGCTCCAGCACCTACGCCGTGAGCGTGGAAAGCACCTCCAACGGCACTGTGGCCGTCAGCCCCAGAAACGCCTCCAGGGGTGACACCGTCACCGTTAAGGTAAAGCCGGATTCCGGCTATGAACTGGATGCCCTCGCTGTCACCGACAAAAACGGCGGCACCGTAGAGCTGACCAAGAAGAGCGACACCCAGTACACCTTTACCATGCCCGGCTCCAAGGTGAGCGTCACGGCCAGCTTTATCGAGACGCTCCTTCCCGACGAAACTCCGTCCTTTACGGATGTGAGTTCCAGCGATTACTACTATGATGCGGTAGCCTGGGCTGTAGGAGAGGGGATCACCACCGGTACCAGTGCCGCCACCTTCTCTCCCGACGTCTCCTGTACCCGCGCCCAAATGGTGACGTTCCTTTGGAGAGCCGCCGGTTCCCCCGCGCCTGTGCGCTCCGATACCCCCTTCCTGGATGTCCGGAGCGATGCGTATTACTTTGACGCTGTATTGTGGGCCGTGGAACAGGGCGTTACCACCGGCACCAGTGCCACCACCTTTTCCCCTGAAGTCACCGTGACCCGGAGCCAGACCGTGACCCTCCTATACCGCTTCGCCGGTTCCCCAACGGTCGGGAGCAGCATCCCCTTTACAGATGTGGAGGCAGGCGCGTACTACGCCAGCGCAGTGCAGTGGGCCGTGGAACAGGGGATCACCACCGGCACCAGCGCCACCACCTTCCAGCCTCTGGCAGACTGTACCCGAGCCCAAATCGTGACCTTCCTATACCGCTGCTTGGCGGGCTGA
- a CDS encoding DUF3048 domain-containing protein codes for MKRYRLLSAGLAVLLLLGSCSVPNPAPSEGETPRPGPTSTPEPEPTPYNGPENPLTGEPISGELANRRPIAVMLNNLKEALPQLGQSQADIIYECLAEGGITRMMGVYQSVEGVGMIGSVRSARPYYLELALGHDALYIHAGGSEDAYAKIRSWDVDHFDAVRGPYQGRSPDSNLMWRDADRRKNNGLEHSVVTTGSAIETYLPEEVRREHKEDYRYPQQFTDDGTPAAGEKAVTVTVPFSNYKTGVFTYDEESRTYLVEEYGQPYIDGNTGEQVGVTNVIILQTACSATGDSLAHITVDLTSGGEGWYACGGKIIPIHWSKADRSSSFVYTTEDGEPLVLGRGKSYVNIIPLKSEVIFA; via the coding sequence ATGAAACGCTACCGTCTGTTGTCCGCGGGCCTCGCCGTATTGCTCCTCCTGGGCTCCTGTTCGGTGCCGAATCCGGCTCCTTCGGAGGGGGAGACGCCGCGGCCAGGGCCCACATCCACTCCGGAACCGGAGCCGACGCCGTACAACGGCCCGGAAAATCCGCTTACGGGAGAACCCATTTCAGGAGAGCTGGCAAATCGGCGCCCCATTGCCGTCATGCTCAATAATCTTAAGGAGGCTCTGCCCCAATTGGGGCAGTCACAGGCGGACATCATCTATGAGTGCCTGGCGGAGGGCGGCATTACCCGCATGATGGGGGTGTATCAGAGTGTGGAAGGGGTGGGGATGATAGGGTCGGTCCGCTCCGCCCGACCCTATTATTTGGAGCTGGCGCTGGGGCATGACGCCCTGTACATCCACGCCGGGGGCAGTGAGGACGCCTATGCCAAGATCAGGTCCTGGGACGTAGATCATTTTGACGCGGTGCGGGGGCCCTATCAGGGCCGCTCGCCGGACTCCAACCTCATGTGGCGGGATGCGGACAGACGAAAAAACAACGGTCTGGAGCACAGTGTGGTCACCACCGGTTCTGCGATCGAGACCTATCTGCCCGAGGAGGTCCGGAGGGAGCACAAAGAGGACTACCGCTATCCGCAGCAGTTTACAGACGACGGTACGCCGGCGGCAGGGGAGAAGGCCGTTACCGTGACGGTGCCGTTCTCTAACTATAAAACAGGGGTCTTTACTTATGATGAGGAGAGTCGGACCTATCTGGTGGAGGAGTATGGCCAGCCCTACATAGACGGGAACACCGGGGAACAGGTGGGAGTCACGAACGTCATCATACTTCAGACGGCGTGCAGTGCCACCGGAGACAGTCTGGCCCACATTACGGTGGACCTCACCTCGGGCGGAGAGGGATGGTACGCCTGCGGCGGAAAAATCATTCCCATTCATTGGAGCAAGGCCGACCGCAGCAGTTCCTTTGTATACACCACAGAAGACGGGGAACCCCTGGTCTTGGGGCGGGGAAAGAGCTATGTGAACATCATCCCCTTAAAATCAGAGGTTATTTTCGCATAA
- a CDS encoding DUF4364 family protein, whose product MARVGFIHDKLDIKFLILYIMSRVAAPIDMPTLADLTMCDEGVDYFDFAEAAAELVSTEHLLLEDERYSITEKGRKNGAICESSLPYSVRVKCDKNVTKLNSRLRRDAQVRSERIPRNDGTFTLRLALDDEHGNLLTVDMLAATEQQCDRLSEQFKAHPEQIYNGILDVLLTDYEEKE is encoded by the coding sequence ATGGCTCGTGTCGGATTCATCCACGACAAGCTGGACATCAAGTTTTTGATCCTCTATATCATGTCCCGCGTGGCCGCTCCCATCGATATGCCCACTCTGGCCGATCTCACCATGTGTGACGAGGGCGTGGACTACTTTGATTTCGCCGAGGCTGCCGCAGAGCTGGTGAGTACGGAGCACCTCCTGCTGGAGGACGAGCGGTACTCCATCACAGAGAAGGGCCGGAAAAACGGGGCCATCTGTGAAAGCAGCCTCCCCTATTCTGTCCGGGTCAAATGCGATAAAAATGTCACCAAGCTCAACAGCCGCCTCCGCCGTGACGCCCAGGTGCGCTCTGAGCGCATCCCACGCAATGACGGCACCTTCACCCTCCGTCTGGCGCTGGATGATGAGCACGGGAATCTGCTCACCGTGGATATGCTGGCCGCGACCGAGCAGCAGTGTGACCGTCTCTCCGAGCAGTTCAAAGCTCATCCGGAGCAGATTTACAACGGCATTCTGGATGTGCTGCTCACCGATTACGAGGAAAAGGAGTAG
- a CDS encoding putative ABC transporter permease translates to MMDAPMLLGYPIPLLFLYFIFYSFCGWVWETAYCSIKERHYVPRGFLYGPLCPIYGVGFLLMILFFAPFRDNLVVFYFVAVVVMTAWEYLVGWFLETTTHIKYWDYSHVKLNIKGRVCLPVSLFWGVMSYVAVFWIHPPVARLFARIPMWLQYTLCGSFFTLLAVDTVTTVRKLALVTRAMNKLQTAGDELRLQMALAKADLGDNIEEVGEQLRQKLDGIRGSLPPSAAERLDRLMDDYNELLARAERQSRRFRNRYVHMTSQRYTLDDVRAYGAQWRAALRASKERRKAARQAGHSAK, encoded by the coding sequence ATGATGGACGCGCCTATGCTGCTGGGATATCCTATACCCCTGCTGTTCCTCTATTTTATTTTCTATTCCTTCTGTGGCTGGGTGTGGGAGACTGCCTACTGTTCTATCAAGGAACGGCATTATGTCCCCCGTGGCTTTCTCTATGGTCCGCTCTGCCCCATCTACGGAGTGGGATTCCTGTTGATGATCCTCTTTTTTGCTCCTTTCCGGGACAATCTGGTGGTTTTCTATTTTGTGGCGGTGGTGGTCATGACGGCCTGGGAATACCTGGTCGGTTGGTTTTTGGAGACCACCACGCACATCAAGTACTGGGACTACAGCCATGTTAAATTGAATATCAAGGGCCGGGTATGCCTCCCTGTCAGCTTGTTCTGGGGCGTCATGTCCTATGTAGCTGTGTTCTGGATTCATCCGCCCGTGGCCCGGCTGTTCGCCCGAATCCCCATGTGGCTCCAGTATACCCTGTGCGGCTCCTTCTTCACGCTTCTGGCCGTGGATACCGTCACCACCGTCCGGAAGCTGGCTCTGGTGACCCGGGCTATGAACAAGCTCCAGACCGCGGGAGACGAGCTGCGCCTCCAAATGGCCTTGGCCAAGGCCGATCTTGGAGACAATATCGAGGAGGTGGGCGAACAGCTCCGGCAGAAGCTGGACGGCATCCGGGGCAGCCTCCCCCCTTCCGCAGCGGAACGTCTGGACCGGCTCATGGATGATTACAACGAGCTGCTGGCCCGCGCGGAACGTCAAAGCCGCCGCTTCCGCAACCGCTATGTCCATATGACCTCGCAGCGCTATACCCTCGACGACGTCCGTGCCTATGGCGCACAGTGGCGTGCCGCGCTCCGCGCCTCCAAAGAGAGGCGGAAGGCTGCCCGGCAGGCCGGGCACTCCGCCAAATGA
- the cls gene encoding cardiolipin synthase, whose translation MKKLVSLLFHRVVLVAFFLLIQVAVLVVMLLRFNNYFLPFYGVCVAISLFAVFWIVGRQSDPAYKIAWIIPILVFPIFGGLFYLLFGGNRLSSRTRRKMEGTDRKMEEVLRPDYKADELSSLGEDAVHQARYLEHIAHCPVYGNTETEYYPLGELCFTRMVEELKRAERYIFVEYFIIEEGKMWDTILDILKDKAQEGVDVRVMYDDIGSMFTLPRDYARELEARTGIKCCVFNPFVPILSLRLNNRDHRKIMVIDGKVAFTGGINLADEYINEKVKYGHWKDSAIQVRGEAAWSMTVMFLTLWDYVREKATEDYDAFRPPELPEIQAPGFVQPYTDNPLDCEAVGQAVYLNLINKARRYVYITTPYLIVDDSTNTALCIAAKSGVDVRIMTPHIPDKRVVFELTRSHYQPLLEAGVKIYEYTPGFVHAKNFAVDDKYGTVGSINLDYRSLFLHFENGVWLCNDPSIRDIRADFLSTLEQCQSVTLAQCRALPWWRKAVRAVLRVFAPLM comes from the coding sequence ATGAAGAAACTGGTTTCTCTACTCTTTCACCGCGTGGTCCTGGTGGCTTTTTTCCTGCTGATCCAGGTGGCCGTCCTGGTGGTCATGCTCCTACGGTTCAACAACTATTTCCTGCCCTTTTACGGCGTGTGCGTCGCCATCAGCCTCTTTGCGGTCTTTTGGATCGTGGGGCGCCAGAGCGATCCCGCCTATAAGATCGCATGGATCATCCCCATCCTGGTCTTTCCCATCTTCGGAGGGTTGTTCTATCTGCTTTTCGGCGGCAATCGGCTCAGCAGCCGGACCCGCCGGAAGATGGAGGGAACGGACCGAAAGATGGAGGAGGTGCTCAGACCGGACTATAAGGCGGACGAGCTTTCCTCACTGGGGGAGGATGCAGTGCACCAGGCCCGCTATCTGGAGCACATCGCCCACTGCCCGGTCTATGGGAACACGGAAACAGAGTATTATCCCCTGGGGGAGCTGTGCTTTACCCGGATGGTGGAGGAGCTCAAACGGGCGGAGCGGTATATTTTTGTAGAGTATTTCATCATTGAAGAGGGGAAGATGTGGGACACCATCCTGGACATCCTGAAGGATAAAGCGCAGGAAGGAGTGGATGTCCGGGTCATGTATGACGACATCGGCTCCATGTTCACGCTGCCGCGGGACTACGCCAGGGAACTGGAGGCAAGGACGGGGATCAAGTGCTGCGTGTTCAATCCTTTTGTGCCCATCCTGTCCCTGCGGCTCAACAACCGGGACCACCGAAAGATCATGGTGATCGACGGTAAGGTGGCGTTTACCGGCGGGATCAACCTGGCCGACGAATATATCAACGAAAAGGTGAAATACGGCCACTGGAAGGACAGCGCCATCCAAGTGCGGGGCGAGGCGGCTTGGAGCATGACGGTCATGTTCCTGACGCTGTGGGACTATGTGCGGGAAAAGGCCACGGAGGACTATGATGCGTTCCGCCCCCCGGAGCTGCCGGAGATCCAGGCCCCGGGCTTCGTACAGCCCTATACGGACAACCCGTTGGACTGCGAGGCGGTGGGGCAGGCGGTCTATCTGAATCTCATCAACAAAGCGCGGCGCTATGTCTATATCACCACACCTTACCTGATTGTTGACGACAGCACAAATACTGCGCTGTGCATTGCGGCAAAATCCGGGGTGGATGTCCGCATCATGACCCCCCACATTCCGGACAAGCGGGTGGTGTTTGAGCTCACCCGCTCCCACTATCAGCCCCTTTTGGAGGCGGGCGTCAAGATCTACGAATATACGCCGGGCTTTGTCCATGCAAAAAATTTCGCAGTGGATGACAAATACGGTACGGTGGGGTCCATCAATCTGGATTACCGCAGTCTGTTTCTCCACTTTGAAAATGGCGTGTGGCTATGCAACGACCCCAGCATTCGGGACATCCGCGCGGATTTTCTCTCTACACTGGAGCAGTGCCAGAGCGTGACGCTGGCGCAGTGCCGGGCCCTGCCGTGGTGGAGGAAGGCGGTGCGGGCGGTGCTGCGAGTCTTTGCCCCCCTGATGTAA